A single region of the Oenococcus kitaharae DSM 17330 genome encodes:
- the dapA gene encoding 4-hydroxy-tetrahydrodipicolinate synthase, producing the protein MTNILADTKLLTAIITPFNKENEIDFSVYKKLIDSQLADGVQGFVVSGTTGEAPTLTHDEKIALFKKTVDFVAGRAKVIVGTGSNNTAETIKFTQEVGQIKGIDAALVVTPYYNKPDQDGMIAHFTAVADASLLPVIIYNIPGRSISGLTVDSLLTLAKNPNIIAVKQCNSDYDMSELIEHAPKDFLIFTGEDGQALLNYVLGGAGTISVVSHFYAKQFVDMFAAVDRGDMKQAAADFRYINPRVKALFSHPSPSPVKAVYERMGIHVGKPRLPIVPLTTAQTDEIMQVLQA; encoded by the coding sequence ATGACGAATATTTTAGCAGATACAAAATTATTGACCGCGATTATCACGCCTTTTAATAAGGAGAATGAAATTGATTTTTCAGTTTATAAGAAATTGATTGATTCGCAATTGGCCGATGGCGTGCAAGGCTTTGTCGTTTCAGGGACGACTGGCGAAGCACCAACACTGACACATGATGAAAAGATTGCGTTATTTAAAAAAACTGTCGACTTTGTCGCCGGACGAGCCAAGGTAATTGTCGGGACGGGATCAAATAATACGGCCGAGACAATCAAGTTTACGCAGGAAGTCGGGCAGATTAAGGGAATCGATGCCGCTTTGGTCGTGACGCCTTATTACAACAAACCTGATCAGGATGGTATGATTGCTCATTTTACAGCCGTTGCTGATGCCAGTCTTCTGCCTGTGATTATTTACAATATTCCCGGCCGCAGCATTTCCGGCCTAACTGTCGACTCTTTGCTGACACTAGCCAAGAATCCGAATATTATCGCAGTCAAACAGTGCAATTCTGACTATGATATGTCGGAATTAATCGAACACGCACCGAAAGATTTTCTGATTTTTACGGGCGAGGACGGTCAGGCACTGTTAAATTACGTGCTGGGCGGTGCTGGGACAATTTCAGTTGTCTCGCATTTTTATGCAAAGCAGTTCGTTGATATGTTTGCAGCGGTTGACCGCGGTGATATGAAACAAGCAGCAGCTGATTTCCGTTATATCAATCCAAGAGTCAAAGCTTTATTCAGTCATCCGTCGCCATCGCCAGTCAAAGCCGTCTATGAGCGGATGGGTATCCATGTGGGTAAGCCGCGTTTACCGATTGTACCTTTAACTACAGCGCAGACTGATGAAATTATGCAGGTACTGCAGGCATGA
- a CDS encoding N-acetyldiaminopimelate deacetylase, with the protein MLSEEELIQIRRHLHQNPEIGMQEFHTHDFLLKQIARLPQDHLSIKTIPEVPTAILVRIAGSNPKRTLGWRTDIDALPIKEATGLPFASQNDGVMHACGHDFHMTVALGILSYFAEHQPLDNLLIFFQPAEENEFGGKRFFDAGGFQGDYKPDEFYALHVNPQLPAGQIGSRQGTLFAGSNELRISFIGKSGHAAYPQKANDSIVAAANFVTSVQTVVSRNIDPIEGGVVTIGKFNAGQAMNIIAGQTDIEGTIRSFTQQGMEVMTKHIRMIAQGVADAFGQELKINFRQGGYMPVVNDEASSSFFINYMEHADDVDFKIVEPAMIAEDFGFLSNQFKGTMCWLGVNDPKHTLHSDHLTPDESAIEKGITAITGFLTARMEK; encoded by the coding sequence ATGTTAAGTGAAGAGGAGTTAATTCAGATTCGCCGTCATTTGCATCAGAATCCGGAAATCGGCATGCAGGAATTTCATACGCATGATTTCTTATTAAAACAAATTGCCCGTTTGCCTCAGGACCATCTCTCAATCAAGACGATTCCGGAAGTGCCGACTGCAATACTTGTCCGTATCGCAGGATCTAATCCCAAGCGGACTCTGGGCTGGCGGACTGACATTGACGCTTTGCCGATTAAAGAGGCGACGGGGCTGCCCTTTGCCAGTCAAAACGATGGCGTGATGCATGCTTGCGGCCATGATTTTCACATGACGGTTGCTCTTGGGATTCTGTCTTATTTTGCTGAACATCAGCCGCTTGATAATCTCTTGATTTTCTTCCAACCGGCTGAAGAAAATGAATTCGGCGGTAAACGTTTCTTTGATGCCGGCGGTTTTCAGGGTGATTATAAGCCGGATGAATTTTATGCTTTACATGTGAATCCACAATTGCCAGCCGGTCAAATCGGCAGCCGTCAAGGGACACTGTTTGCCGGATCTAATGAATTACGGATCAGTTTTATCGGCAAGTCCGGTCATGCAGCTTATCCGCAAAAAGCCAATGATTCAATTGTGGCAGCGGCTAATTTCGTTACCAGTGTCCAGACGGTCGTTTCCCGTAATATCGATCCAATTGAAGGCGGCGTGGTCACGATTGGCAAATTCAATGCCGGCCAAGCGATGAATATTATTGCTGGACAGACTGACATCGAAGGAACTATCCGCAGCTTCACGCAGCAGGGCATGGAGGTTATGACAAAACATATTCGCATGATCGCACAAGGGGTTGCTGACGCTTTTGGCCAGGAATTGAAAATCAATTTTCGACAGGGCGGCTATATGCCTGTCGTCAACGATGAAGCAAGCAGCAGTTTTTTTATTAATTATATGGAACACGCTGATGACGTTGACTTTAAAATTGTCGAGCCAGCAATGATCGCAGAAGATTTTGGTTTTTTGTCCAACCAGTTCAAAGGGACGATGTGCTGGCTAGGTGTGAACGATCCAAAGCATACACTGCATTCCGATCATTTAACACCGGATGAATCAGCTATTGAAAAGGGGATTACAGCTATCACTGGTTTTCTGACAGCAAGAATGGAAAAATGA
- the dapD gene encoding 2,3,4,5-tetrahydropyridine-2,6-dicarboxylate N-acetyltransferase, translating to MTELDAEKIISFIANAPKKTPVKVTYKGELTGKLPKDVKQFAGDGFGLLFGDWQDIKPLLSALDPQNYVVENDGRNTGVPMLDKKNINARIEPGTFIRDQVKIGDHAVIMMGAVINIGAEIGEGSMIDMGAVLGGRAIVGKHCHIGAGTVLAGVVEPASAQPVRVADNVLIGANAVVIEGVQIGEGAVVGAGAVVIKDVAAHTVVAGVPARVIKEIDAKTEQKTALVDALRRL from the coding sequence ATGACTGAATTAGATGCAGAAAAAATTATTAGTTTTATAGCGAACGCACCGAAAAAGACACCGGTTAAAGTGACTTATAAAGGTGAGCTGACTGGCAAACTGCCTAAGGATGTCAAGCAATTTGCCGGCGATGGATTTGGTTTGCTGTTTGGTGATTGGCAGGATATCAAACCGCTGCTGTCTGCCTTGGATCCTCAGAATTATGTTGTAGAAAACGATGGCCGCAATACAGGCGTTCCAATGCTGGACAAGAAAAATATCAATGCCCGTATCGAACCTGGCACCTTTATTCGCGACCAGGTGAAAATTGGTGATCATGCTGTGATTATGATGGGTGCCGTGATTAATATCGGTGCTGAAATCGGTGAGGGCAGCATGATTGATATGGGTGCAGTGCTTGGCGGCCGTGCTATTGTCGGCAAACATTGCCATATCGGAGCTGGCACCGTCTTGGCCGGTGTTGTTGAACCAGCATCAGCTCAGCCTGTCCGTGTTGCTGATAATGTCCTGATCGGAGCCAATGCCGTTGTCATCGAAGGTGTGCAAATTGGCGAAGGGGCCGTTGTCGGTGCTGGCGCAGTTGTGATTAAAGATGTTGCCGCTCATACAGTCGTCGCAGGCGTGCCTGCGCGTGTGATTAAAGAGATTGATGCCAAGACTGAGCAAAAGACTGCACTGGTCGATGCTTTGAGGCGGCTTTGA
- the lysA gene encoding diaminopimelate decarboxylase, which yields MQIQNNQLYIGGLPASEIAKRFQTPLYVYDVGQIRKTIREMKEAFQAENVAYEISYASKAFSVVAMYDVLAAEKIHCDVVSGGELATVMKAGFPLQKVAFNGNNKSFDELSTAIDHHIGTVIVDNFHEIELLEEILSAKNQMQDVLMRISPGISAHTHEFISTGQQDSKFGFDLISGQAKQAFDLIMASPHLHLRGLHAHIGSQIFETNGYSKLADLLVKTASDWHFQPDIIDLGGGFGIKYNEKDDPIPNSDFIHLICQSVKQAAKAYNIQLPEIWIEPGRSIVGPAGYSLYTIGGRKDIPGIRSYLSVDGGMGDNIRPALYQAEYEALLADQADLPSEQVVRIAGKYCESGDVLVWQQKLPKTKPGDLLAILATGAYGYSMASNYNRNPRPAVVFAENGQAKLVVKRESMADITHLDLDYEVGND from the coding sequence ATGCAAATTCAAAATAATCAACTTTATATCGGCGGTTTACCCGCAAGCGAGATCGCCAAACGTTTTCAAACACCCTTGTATGTCTATGATGTCGGTCAGATCCGAAAAACCATTCGCGAAATGAAAGAAGCCTTTCAAGCCGAAAATGTTGCCTATGAAATCAGCTACGCTAGTAAAGCTTTTTCGGTCGTCGCCATGTATGATGTGCTGGCGGCTGAAAAAATCCACTGTGACGTGGTTTCTGGCGGTGAGTTAGCCACTGTCATGAAAGCCGGTTTCCCCTTGCAAAAGGTGGCTTTTAATGGCAATAACAAGTCTTTCGATGAGCTGTCGACTGCCATTGATCATCATATCGGAACTGTGATTGTCGATAATTTCCATGAGATCGAATTATTAGAAGAAATTCTCAGTGCTAAAAATCAGATGCAAGATGTCCTCATGCGAATCAGCCCTGGTATTTCAGCACACACACATGAATTTATTTCGACGGGCCAGCAGGATAGCAAGTTTGGTTTTGATTTGATTTCCGGTCAGGCTAAGCAGGCTTTTGATCTGATTATGGCTTCGCCGCACCTGCATCTTCGCGGTCTGCACGCCCATATTGGTTCACAGATATTTGAGACAAATGGTTATTCGAAATTGGCTGATTTATTGGTCAAAACAGCCAGTGATTGGCATTTTCAGCCTGATATCATCGATTTAGGCGGCGGTTTTGGCATTAAATATAACGAAAAAGATGACCCAATTCCCAATTCTGACTTTATTCATCTGATCTGTCAGTCAGTCAAGCAGGCGGCAAAGGCCTATAACATCCAGCTGCCGGAGATTTGGATCGAGCCTGGCCGTTCAATTGTTGGCCCAGCCGGTTATTCTTTATACACAATCGGCGGCCGCAAAGATATTCCCGGCATTCGTTCTTATTTATCAGTTGATGGCGGCATGGGTGACAATATCCGCCCGGCTCTTTATCAAGCTGAATATGAAGCTTTATTAGCTGATCAGGCAGACCTGCCCAGCGAACAAGTTGTACGGATTGCGGGTAAATATTGCGAGTCCGGTGATGTTCTCGTTTGGCAGCAGAAGCTGCCTAAGACCAAGCCTGGTGATTTGCTGGCAATTCTGGCAACTGGTGCCTATGGCTATTCCATGGCATCCAACTATAACCGCAACCCGCGCCCGGCCGTTGTTTTTGCCGAAAATGGCCAGGCAAAGCTGGTGGTCAAGCGCGAAAGCATGGCTGACATTACTCATTTGGATTTAGATTACGAGGTAGGAAATGACTGA
- the rpmF gene encoding 50S ribosomal protein L32 — translation MAVISNKNSKSHKRNRRGHIALEIPNIVLDKTTGEYTVAHRVSPKGLYKGRQVIAAAKQK, via the coding sequence ATGGCTGTTATCTCAAATAAAAATTCTAAGTCACATAAGCGCAACCGCCGCGGCCACATCGCTTTGGAAATTCCTAATATCGTTTTAGATAAGACGACTGGCGAATACACAGTAGCACACCGTGTATCACCAAAGGGACTTTACAAGGGCCGCCAAGTGATTGCTGCAGCAAAACAAAAGTGA
- a CDS encoding formate--tetrahydrofolate ligase: MKSDIEIAHDTTELPITEIAQQIGLSEKQLIPYGHDKAKIDAASLANAPRQGKLILVTSINPTPAGEGKTTVTIGLVDAINRLGKSAIGALREPSMGPVFGLKGGATGGGFAQVIPMDDINLHFTGDIHAVSAAHNLLAAVLDNHLHQGNALQIDPDNIFWRRVLDMNDRALRQVTLGKGRINGPERDSGFDITASSEIMAILTLSKNLSDLKKRLGRIVVALNVKGEPVTVADLKVAGALTAVLKDAINPNLVQSLEHSPFIIHGGPFANIAQGTNSVIATDTALKLADYAVTEAGFGSDLGGEKFMDVKVPVLGKEPDAVVLVATIKALKFHAGVALADLGQKDVAAVKKGMANLDRHLNAMTRYGKPVVVALNKFASDDMEEIRAVKNFVENEKGLKMEIATSFVDGFEGSLELAKTVIAAADNHHFFMPLYHADDTIEDKMTTIIEKIYGGKNYELSDRAVSDLAELKANGWDKLPVVIAKTPNSLTDDSKIHGAPSGFTIHIRRFIPKIGAGFVVAMAGKVLMMPGLGKVPAAEKIDVDENGQITGLS; the protein is encoded by the coding sequence ATGAAGTCAGATATTGAAATAGCTCATGATACCACGGAATTGCCGATCACAGAAATTGCTCAGCAAATTGGTTTATCTGAAAAACAGCTGATCCCTTACGGTCACGACAAAGCGAAAATCGATGCTGCCAGCCTTGCAAATGCACCCCGCCAAGGCAAATTGATCCTCGTTACGTCAATCAACCCGACACCTGCTGGGGAAGGAAAAACCACTGTCACGATTGGCCTTGTTGATGCGATTAATCGTTTAGGAAAATCCGCAATCGGAGCATTGCGTGAACCTTCAATGGGACCTGTTTTTGGTTTAAAGGGTGGTGCAACCGGCGGTGGTTTTGCCCAAGTTATTCCAATGGATGATATTAATTTACACTTTACCGGAGATATTCACGCTGTCTCTGCAGCCCACAATTTGCTGGCGGCAGTTTTGGATAATCATTTGCATCAAGGCAATGCTTTGCAGATTGATCCGGATAATATTTTTTGGCGCCGAGTGTTGGATATGAACGACCGTGCTTTACGCCAAGTCACCTTGGGCAAAGGTAGAATTAACGGCCCTGAGCGAGATTCCGGTTTTGATATTACGGCTAGTTCTGAGATAATGGCGATTTTGACGCTGTCCAAGAATCTTTCTGATTTGAAGAAGCGCCTGGGCCGGATTGTTGTTGCTTTAAATGTTAAAGGAGAACCTGTGACTGTGGCTGATTTGAAAGTTGCTGGTGCACTGACAGCTGTCTTAAAAGACGCGATTAATCCGAATTTAGTCCAGTCTTTGGAACATTCGCCCTTTATCATTCATGGCGGACCATTTGCTAACATTGCTCAAGGAACCAATTCCGTGATTGCCACGGATACGGCTTTGAAACTAGCTGATTACGCTGTGACCGAGGCTGGTTTCGGTTCTGATCTGGGCGGCGAAAAGTTCATGGATGTAAAAGTACCTGTGTTGGGCAAAGAACCCGATGCTGTTGTACTAGTTGCGACGATTAAAGCTTTGAAGTTCCATGCCGGGGTCGCTTTGGCAGACCTTGGGCAAAAAGATGTCGCAGCAGTTAAAAAGGGAATGGCTAATTTGGATCGTCATTTGAATGCAATGACACGTTATGGCAAGCCGGTTGTGGTGGCATTAAATAAATTTGCCAGCGACGACATGGAAGAGATCCGAGCTGTTAAGAATTTTGTCGAGAATGAAAAAGGTTTGAAAATGGAAATTGCCACAAGCTTTGTCGATGGTTTTGAAGGCTCGCTGGAATTAGCCAAAACCGTCATAGCTGCGGCTGATAATCATCATTTCTTTATGCCTTTATATCACGCTGACGACACCATTGAAGACAAGATGACGACGATTATCGAAAAGATTTATGGCGGCAAGAATTATGAATTGTCTGACCGTGCTGTCTCTGATTTAGCTGAATTGAAGGCTAACGGCTGGGACAAATTGCCAGTCGTGATTGCTAAGACACCTAACAGTTTGACTGATGACAGTAAAATTCATGGTGCACCAAGCGGATTTACGATTCATATTCGCCGTTTTATTCCGAAAATTGGTGCAGGATTCGTTGTGGCCATGGCCGGGAAAGTCCTGATGATGCCGGGTCTGGGCAAAGTACCAGCGGCTGAAAAAATCGATGTTGATGAAAATGGCCAAATTACAGGCCTAAGTTAA
- a CDS encoding YebC/PmpR family DNA-binding transcriptional regulator, with amino-acid sequence MSGHSKWHNIQGRKNAQDAKRGKIFQKISHDLYVAAKAGGADPSANASLRLVMDKAKAANMPKDNVQRALDKATGAGDIKFEEATYEGYAPGGIAVLVETSTDNINRTVSTVRNSFSHHGGALGTTGSVSFQFDRRGHFVIDREEHPEITEDQVMEDAIDAGAEDVQTSDEAFEIYSDPTDFAAVEDSLVKKGYDLAEAEITMIPQNPMDVPEADQEKFEKLVDELEDNDDVLAVYTTAD; translated from the coding sequence ATGTCAGGTCATAGTAAATGGCACAACATCCAAGGCCGTAAAAATGCTCAGGATGCTAAACGTGGAAAAATTTTCCAGAAAATAAGTCACGATTTGTATGTTGCAGCCAAGGCTGGCGGTGCTGATCCATCTGCTAATGCTAGTCTGCGTCTTGTCATGGACAAGGCTAAAGCGGCCAATATGCCAAAAGATAACGTCCAGCGTGCTTTAGACAAAGCCACTGGTGCAGGGGATATCAAATTCGAAGAAGCTACTTATGAAGGGTATGCCCCAGGCGGTATTGCAGTCTTGGTAGAGACTTCGACAGATAATATTAATCGTACTGTCTCGACTGTGAGAAATTCATTCAGTCATCACGGCGGCGCGCTTGGAACAACGGGATCTGTCAGCTTTCAATTCGATCGTCGCGGGCACTTTGTGATTGATCGTGAGGAACATCCGGAAATTACGGAAGATCAAGTCATGGAAGATGCCATCGATGCCGGTGCTGAAGATGTTCAGACTTCCGATGAGGCTTTTGAAATTTATTCAGATCCGACTGATTTTGCTGCAGTCGAAGATTCGTTAGTCAAAAAAGGCTACGATTTGGCTGAAGCTGAAATTACGATGATCCCGCAGAATCCAATGGATGTACCGGAAGCAGACCAGGAAAAGTTCGAAAAACTTGTCGATGAATTAGAAGATAATGATGATGTGCTGGCTGTCTATACAACAGCTGATTAA
- a CDS encoding YitT family protein — protein MLAALEIIVLSLNFFYVPAGIAAGGSTGISILLDEAFHFNRALSVLVINLLMIGLAFIFLKRQVIAKIAFGSFAIPLLMWLTPTAKLVDDPLLAMVIAGSVFGLGIALLYHVGASSGGSTVPPMILKKFFNLNTSVGLLIIDGLIIICNIFVSGSNAFFLAIFSQVITTIVMRYIESGFDHKKMFSIMSETHLLEIKQLIEHEFDHGFTILQVVGGKSKDDKEMLIVVVKNADYRTFIREVKRIDPNAFITSSNITEVHGGITGIYG, from the coding sequence ATGCTGGCAGCTTTAGAGATTATCGTCCTCAGCCTGAATTTTTTCTACGTGCCGGCAGGGATTGCAGCCGGTGGTTCGACAGGTATTTCAATTCTGCTGGATGAGGCTTTTCATTTTAACCGGGCCTTGTCGGTTTTAGTGATTAATCTTCTGATGATCGGCTTGGCTTTTATATTTTTGAAACGGCAGGTGATCGCTAAAATTGCATTTGGGTCATTTGCGATTCCTTTGCTTATGTGGCTGACACCGACCGCTAAACTAGTTGACGATCCGTTGCTGGCCATGGTGATTGCGGGCAGTGTTTTTGGCCTTGGTATTGCGCTGCTTTATCACGTCGGTGCCTCTTCAGGCGGGTCGACCGTACCGCCGATGATTCTAAAAAAGTTTTTTAATCTAAATACGTCAGTCGGCCTGTTAATTATTGATGGTTTGATTATTATCTGCAATATTTTTGTCAGCGGATCAAATGCTTTTTTTCTCGCGATTTTTTCTCAAGTGATTACGACGATTGTTATGCGTTATATCGAAAGCGGTTTTGACCATAAAAAAATGTTCTCGATTATGAGCGAGACACATCTATTGGAAATCAAGCAATTAATTGAGCACGAATTTGATCATGGTTTTACGATCCTGCAGGTAGTTGGCGGGAAAAGCAAAGATGATAAAGAAATGTTGATTGTGGTTGTCAAGAATGCTGACTATCGGACTTTTATCCGCGAGGTCAAACGGATCGATCCAAATGCCTTTATTACCAGCAGCAATATCACCGAAGTCCACGGCGGGATTACAGGTATTTATGGTTAA
- a CDS encoding ATP-binding cassette domain-containing protein, producing MENKGNPNKNLGLKWVLAQLPVSLLILIIIFAIIASLEGVISGYAIGQITAIATTHVASPALFVLRFVLIYFAVYTGLYIFILLQNRAIKYLNVALKQAFMKNAFQTDYVHQDADKLLNQVTADAKQIEQRYFSNLVNLLLSVIAIITSSVFVIAINPMLGLIDVILSFSIMIPTLFDNKKLDQYSSDWSMANQHYLGQVKEIFAGIDIIKNFRAEKTMLAANDAKLNESENRYLALNNRQFFTQYFSWLMIIISFLGPVLIGLLFRQYQLFGVTISAIVTLALSGGNVATQVRTGIQYYAGMKTTRALRQSVIPDPTPEENSAANLPDKPLLSVADVSFSYKNHPILKDVSLSLPYGGKLLLSGDSGSGKSTFLNLLTNKLDVQTGSITLGGQQIHENDFAYITQTNWVFNDTVKENLTLGQNFSNAALLASLKEVNLANELGDDPLNYQCGEGGKNLSGGQKQRIAIARALLRKRPLLLLDEVTAALDEKNSEKLRDLIYRLPQTIIEIAHHYDTDQIQANHVQHLQLSAGKISPAN from the coding sequence ATGGAAAATAAAGGGAATCCTAATAAAAATCTTGGTTTGAAGTGGGTACTTGCTCAGCTGCCTGTTTCACTGCTGATCTTGATTATCATCTTTGCGATTATCGCTTCTTTGGAAGGCGTTATTTCCGGCTATGCGATCGGGCAGATTACAGCAATTGCGACGACACATGTTGCCAGCCCAGCGCTCTTCGTTCTGCGTTTTGTCTTGATTTATTTCGCGGTCTACACGGGCTTATATATTTTCATTCTCCTGCAGAACCGCGCGATTAAATACCTGAATGTGGCGCTGAAACAGGCTTTCATGAAAAACGCTTTTCAGACTGATTATGTTCACCAAGATGCTGACAAGCTGTTAAATCAGGTCACAGCTGACGCCAAACAGATCGAACAGCGCTACTTTAGTAATTTGGTAAATCTGCTCCTTTCCGTCATTGCGATCATTACTTCCTCAGTCTTTGTTATTGCGATCAATCCTATGCTAGGCCTGATTGATGTGATCTTGAGCTTTTCGATTATGATTCCGACTTTATTTGATAATAAGAAACTCGATCAGTATTCGTCTGATTGGTCAATGGCTAATCAGCATTATCTGGGCCAAGTCAAAGAAATATTTGCCGGCATTGATATCATCAAAAATTTTCGGGCCGAAAAGACGATGCTGGCGGCAAACGACGCCAAACTGAATGAGAGTGAAAACCGTTACTTAGCTTTAAACAATCGTCAATTTTTCACGCAGTATTTTTCCTGGCTCATGATTATTATTTCTTTTCTCGGGCCTGTTTTGATCGGCCTGCTTTTCCGCCAATACCAGCTCTTTGGTGTGACAATCAGTGCGATCGTAACTCTGGCCTTGTCTGGCGGCAATGTTGCCACACAAGTCCGCACGGGGATTCAGTATTATGCCGGCATGAAAACGACGCGCGCTTTGCGCCAGAGTGTTATTCCTGATCCTACGCCGGAAGAGAATTCAGCGGCGAACCTGCCCGATAAACCACTTTTGTCGGTTGCTGATGTTTCTTTTTCCTATAAAAACCATCCCATTTTAAAAGATGTTTCCTTATCGCTGCCTTATGGCGGCAAACTGCTTTTGAGCGGTGATTCCGGCAGCGGCAAATCAACTTTTTTGAATCTGCTAACGAACAAATTGGACGTCCAAACCGGCTCAATTACCTTGGGCGGCCAGCAGATTCATGAAAACGACTTTGCTTATATTACCCAGACGAATTGGGTTTTCAATGATACTGTCAAAGAAAATCTTACTTTGGGACAGAATTTTTCCAATGCGGCCTTACTGGCTAGCCTTAAGGAAGTGAATTTGGCTAACGAATTGGGTGATGATCCTTTGAATTATCAGTGTGGGGAAGGCGGCAAGAATCTTTCTGGCGGCCAAAAACAGCGGATTGCGATTGCGCGGGCGCTTCTAAGAAAACGGCCTTTATTACTGTTAGATGAAGTTACAGCCGCTTTGGATGAAAAAAATTCTGAAAAATTGCGCGATCTCATTTATCGTTTGCCACAGACAATTATCGAAATTGCGCATCATTATGATACAGATCAAATTCAGGCTAATCACGTTCAGCATCTGCAATTGTCAGCTGGTAAAATCAGCCCGGCCAACTAG
- a CDS encoding glycoside hydrolase family 13 protein: MAETKWWQKSVVYQVYPRSYQDSNGDGVGDLPGLTSRLPYIKQLGADVIWLNPIYESPDQDNGYDISDYRKIQPVYGTMADFQTLLDRAHELGLKILMDLVVNHTSDQHRWFQESRKSKDNPYRDYYIWRDPKNGGEPNNWGSFFSGSAWSFDAQTKQYYLHLFASGQPDLNWENPAVRQSVWEVMRFWLDKGIDGFRMDVINLISKPQGLPDAPQADGAAFGSAGALVANGLRLQEFLQEMNDQVLSHYDIMTVGEMPGATPASAIKYAGLDAKKLNMVFQFEHVGLSANPDRRLGKWNDQPVKLLDLKKTLSHWQTDLDGKGWNSLYWNNHDQPRAVSRFATDDPKYRVRAAKMLATTLHMMQGTPYVYEGEELGMTNAHLTALSQYEDLESLNAYHEFVDKEGLVDGKTMLAYLANMSRDNARTPMQWDNSDNAGFTNGHPWYALNANYPEINVQSALTDPDSVFYYYQKLIALRHDFDVISLGSFQELDPHDDKAFAYFRQLQGQRLLVVSNFTKQNIRRDYNQQVAKKMLIGNYADSGQDSALFRPYESKVFLYE, encoded by the coding sequence ATGGCAGAGACAAAATGGTGGCAAAAATCGGTTGTTTACCAGGTCTATCCGCGCAGCTATCAGGATAGTAATGGTGACGGTGTTGGTGATTTACCAGGTTTGACGAGCAGGCTGCCTTATATCAAACAATTAGGGGCCGATGTGATTTGGCTGAATCCGATATACGAGTCGCCAGATCAAGATAATGGTTATGATATCAGCGATTATCGCAAAATCCAGCCAGTCTATGGGACGATGGCGGATTTTCAAACATTATTGGATCGGGCTCATGAACTTGGATTGAAAATTTTAATGGATCTGGTCGTGAATCATACTTCTGATCAGCATCGCTGGTTTCAAGAGAGTCGGAAGTCCAAGGATAATCCTTATCGCGACTATTACATTTGGCGGGATCCTAAGAATGGTGGCGAACCAAATAATTGGGGATCTTTTTTCAGCGGATCAGCTTGGTCCTTTGATGCTCAGACGAAGCAGTATTATCTGCATTTATTTGCATCCGGCCAGCCGGATTTGAATTGGGAAAATCCAGCCGTGCGCCAAAGTGTCTGGGAAGTCATGCGTTTTTGGCTGGACAAAGGGATTGACGGTTTTCGCATGGATGTGATTAATCTGATTTCCAAGCCGCAAGGCCTGCCGGATGCGCCTCAGGCAGATGGGGCAGCTTTCGGGTCTGCAGGTGCCTTGGTTGCTAACGGCCTGCGGCTGCAGGAATTTCTGCAGGAAATGAATGATCAGGTTCTCTCGCATTATGACATCATGACTGTCGGCGAAATGCCCGGCGCGACGCCAGCATCGGCAATTAAGTATGCTGGATTGGATGCTAAGAAACTGAATATGGTGTTTCAATTTGAACATGTTGGTTTATCAGCCAATCCTGACCGGCGTTTAGGCAAATGGAATGATCAGCCAGTTAAACTGCTTGATTTAAAGAAGACTCTCTCGCACTGGCAGACGGATTTGGACGGCAAAGGCTGGAACAGTCTTTATTGGAATAATCATGATCAGCCGCGTGCGGTTTCGCGTTTTGCAACAGATGATCCTAAGTATCGCGTCAGGGCTGCTAAAATGCTGGCAACGACTTTGCACATGATGCAGGGCACGCCTTATGTTTACGAAGGCGAAGAATTAGGCATGACTAACGCGCACTTAACGGCATTATCACAGTACGAGGATCTGGAATCTCTTAATGCCTATCATGAATTCGTCGATAAAGAGGGATTGGTCGACGGTAAAACGATGCTGGCTTATTTGGCAAACATGTCGCGTGACAATGCCAGAACACCCATGCAGTGGGACAATTCTGATAATGCCGGCTTTACCAATGGGCATCCTTGGTACGCCTTGAATGCGAATTACCCTGAGATCAATGTGCAATCAGCCTTGACTGATCCGGATTCTGTTTTCTACTACTATCAGAAATTAATTGCTTTAAGACATGACTTTGATGTGATTTCACTAGGCAGTTTTCAGGAATTGGATCCGCATGATGACAAGGCTTTTGCTTATTTCCGTCAGTTACAAGGACAACGGCTGCTTGTGGTCAGCAATTTCACCAAGCAAAATATTCGGCGTGATTACAATCAGCAAGTCGCGAAAAAAATGCTGATTGGCAATTACGCTGATAGTGGTCAGGACTCAGCACTGTTTCGCCCCTACGAAAGTAAAGTTTTCCTATATGAATAA